AGTTTTCGCGGGGATTTCGCTTCACCAAGAGTGCTGAGCTCGAGACTAGCCTCGACCAGCGAAAGCGCCGGAATCGATGCAAAAGATCGGCCTTCCTCACCGAAAGCGTGGATCACCCCGCTCGCGACGGCGGCGGCGGGATGCTCACGAAACGTTGTTCCTGCCGCGTCAGGAGCGCGAACGCCATGCTGCAGCTGCCGGCGTTCAACAGCCGCGCGCGCAGATCCGCGTCCCGCAGCACACGGGAGACGTGGGCCAGCGATTTGAGCAACAGGGGTGCCTTGTCTTCAGCCGCAACCACAGCCACGAGGATCCGTACAGGCGAGCCGTCGATCGAATCGAAGGGCACGCCGGGCCTGCAGATCCCGACCGCCGCCCGAACCTGCGAGATTCGATCGTGGCGGCCGTGCGGGATCGCCACACCGTCGCCCACACCCGTGCTTGCAAGCACTTCGCGTTCAAACAACACCTGAAAGATGGTCTGCTCGTCGCAACCGCAGCCTCCCAAGGCAAGCAACGCCGCAAGGTCACGGAGCACGCCCTGCTTATCCGAGGCCCGCAAGTTTAGATCGACCCGCTCGGGGGCTAGGATTCTCGACAACCGCATGCTTGATGGCGTTCTTCTTGACCGTCAGGGTTGTTCACGGCGGACAGCCATACCTACTTGACCCCTTTGACCGCCGGCATGGTCTGCGAAGAGCGTTTGCGCTGCTGGGCCAATACCCCTTTGGCTCGTTCCATCTGACGGCGCAGCTTGTCGGTCACGACATCGATCGAAGCATACATGTCCTCGGACTCCTCGCGTCCGATATACCCCCGCCCGTCCGAGCTGATCGTCACGTC
Above is a genomic segment from Pseudomonadota bacterium containing:
- a CDS encoding PTS sugar transporter subunit IIA, with translation MRLSRILAPERVDLNLRASDKQGVLRDLAALLALGGCGCDEQTIFQVLFEREVLASTGVGDGVAIPHGRHDRISQVRAAVGICRPGVPFDSIDGSPVRILVAVVAAEDKAPLLLKSLAHVSRVLRDADLRARLLNAGSCSMAFALLTRQEQRFVSIPPPPSRAG
- the raiA gene encoding ribosome-associated translation inhibitor RaiA, encoding MRIAFTFRNLEPSAALKSYASEKIEKLQRYLHAPLDADVTLSVERRLHCIDVTISSDGRGYIGREESEDMYASIDVVTDKLRRQMERAKGVLAQQRKRSSQTMPAVKGVK